A stretch of Pseudomonas sp. LS.1a DNA encodes these proteins:
- the pyk gene encoding pyruvate kinase, translating to MTPDKKVKILATLGPAIKGIDDIRQLVEAGVNIFRLNFSHGEHADHALRYQWIREVEQQLNYPLGILMDLQGPKLRVGRFADGKVQLQRGQALRLDLDNTPGDSRRVNLPHPEIIAALEPGMDLLLDDGKLRLRVTAKHSDAIDTEVLNGGELSDRKGVNVPQAVLDLSPLTEKDRRDLAFGLELGVDWVALSFVQRPEDIVEARQLIGDRAYLMAKIEKPSAVEQLQAIAELADAIMVARGDLGVEVPAESVPQIQKRIIGTCRQLGKPVVVATQMLESMRFSPAPTRAEVTDVANAVAEGADAVMLSAETASGDYPLEAVQMMSKIIRQVENGPDYQAQLDVGRPKAEATVSDAISCAIRRISGILPVAVLVNYSESGASTLRAARERPRAPILNLTPNLATARRLSVAWGVHSVVNDRLRQVDEVVSTALEIAQAQGMASRGDTLLITAGVPFGKPGSTNTLRIETLI from the coding sequence ATGACGCCTGATAAAAAAGTCAAAATCCTCGCCACCCTTGGCCCTGCGATCAAAGGCATCGACGATATCCGCCAACTGGTCGAAGCCGGGGTGAACATCTTCCGCCTCAACTTCAGCCACGGCGAGCACGCCGACCATGCCCTGCGCTACCAGTGGATCCGCGAAGTCGAGCAGCAGCTGAACTACCCGCTGGGCATCCTCATGGACCTGCAGGGGCCGAAGCTGCGCGTTGGCCGCTTTGCCGACGGCAAAGTGCAGTTGCAACGCGGCCAGGCCCTGCGCCTGGACCTGGACAACACCCCGGGCGACAGCCGCCGGGTCAACCTGCCGCACCCCGAGATCATCGCCGCCCTCGAGCCGGGCATGGACCTGCTGCTGGACGACGGCAAGCTGCGCCTGCGCGTCACCGCCAAGCACAGCGACGCGATCGACACCGAAGTACTCAACGGTGGCGAGCTGTCCGACCGCAAGGGCGTCAACGTACCGCAAGCGGTGCTCGACCTCTCCCCGCTCACCGAAAAGGACCGCCGCGACCTGGCCTTCGGCCTGGAGCTGGGCGTGGACTGGGTGGCCCTGTCGTTCGTGCAGCGCCCTGAAGACATTGTTGAAGCACGCCAGCTGATCGGTGACCGTGCCTACCTGATGGCCAAGATCGAGAAGCCATCGGCGGTGGAGCAACTGCAAGCCATCGCGGAACTTGCGGATGCGATCATGGTGGCCCGTGGCGACCTGGGCGTGGAAGTGCCGGCTGAAAGCGTGCCGCAGATCCAGAAACGCATCATCGGCACTTGCCGCCAGCTGGGCAAACCGGTGGTGGTGGCCACGCAGATGCTCGAATCCATGCGCTTCTCGCCGGCGCCGACCCGCGCCGAAGTCACCGACGTGGCCAACGCCGTGGCCGAAGGTGCCGATGCGGTGATGCTGTCGGCCGAGACCGCCTCGGGTGACTACCCGCTGGAAGCCGTGCAGATGATGAGCAAGATCATCCGCCAGGTGGAGAACGGCCCGGACTACCAGGCCCAGCTCGATGTTGGCCGGCCAAAGGCCGAGGCCACCGTGTCGGACGCCATCAGCTGCGCCATCCGCCGTATCAGCGGAATCCTGCCGGTGGCGGTGCTGGTCAACTACAGCGAGTCGGGCGCCTCGACCCTGCGCGCGGCACGCGAGCGGCCACGGGCACCGATCCTCAACCTGACGCCGAACCTGGCCACCGCGCGCCGCCTGAGCGTGGCGTGGGGCGTGCACTCGGTGGTCAACGACCGCCTGCGCCAGGTGGACGAGGTGGTTTCCACCGCGCTGGAGATTGCCCAGGCACAAGGTATGGCCAGCCGCGGCGACACCCTGCTGATCACCGCCGGTGTGCCTTTCGGCAAGCCAGGTTCGACTAACACGCTGCGGATCGAGACCTTGATCTAA
- a CDS encoding urea transporter yields MYTKNFVNPCPDWATALLNGFSQVLLLRNPLCGLCCLLAILLTAPNLVGGALLGALAGLLTAQARSYDRADRQAGLYCYNGVLIGILISAVLPWSAILPPLIIAAGGLSSIITHQWRKRGGKLLVAYTAPFVLLGWATLLIASPSPSGFVEADPLYALARGVGQIFLLDQPLAGLLIIGGMFIANPYAAMWAVIGSAIGGGVALLADQTQAAWLGLYGFNAALAALAFSRQGEKPWLTLLAIALALLLQPLFKLLPVPGLTAPFVAACWLMHLGCHLKPFGERRNSKGIPN; encoded by the coding sequence ATGTACACCAAAAATTTCGTCAACCCGTGCCCCGACTGGGCCACGGCGTTACTCAACGGCTTCAGCCAGGTGCTGCTGCTGCGTAATCCCCTGTGCGGCCTGTGCTGCCTGCTGGCCATCCTGCTGACCGCGCCCAACCTGGTCGGCGGCGCCCTGCTCGGCGCCCTGGCCGGCCTGCTCACCGCCCAGGCACGCAGCTACGACCGTGCCGACCGCCAGGCCGGGCTGTACTGCTACAACGGCGTGCTGATCGGCATCCTGATCAGCGCCGTGCTGCCCTGGTCGGCCATCCTGCCGCCACTGATCATCGCCGCCGGCGGCCTGTCCAGCATCATCACCCACCAGTGGCGCAAGCGCGGCGGCAAACTGCTGGTCGCCTACACCGCACCCTTCGTGCTGCTGGGCTGGGCCACCCTGCTGATCGCCAGCCCCTCGCCCAGCGGCTTCGTCGAAGCCGACCCGCTGTATGCCCTGGCGCGTGGCGTGGGCCAGATCTTCCTGCTCGACCAGCCCCTGGCCGGTTTGCTGATCATCGGCGGCATGTTCATCGCCAACCCCTATGCCGCAATGTGGGCAGTGATCGGTTCGGCCATCGGCGGCGGCGTGGCACTGCTTGCCGACCAGACGCAAGCTGCCTGGCTGGGCCTGTATGGCTTCAACGCAGCACTGGCGGCGCTGGCGTTCAGCAGGCAAGGTGAAAAGCCGTGGCTGACGCTGCTGGCCATCGCCCTGGCCCTGCTGCTGCAACCGCTGTTCAAGCTGCTACCGGTGCCCGGCCTGACCGCGCCCTTCGTCGCCGCCTGCTGGCTGATGCACTTGGGCTGCCACCTCAAACCGTTTGGCGAACGACGCAATAGCAAAGGCATCCCCAACTGA
- a CDS encoding RHS repeat-associated core domain-containing protein, giving the protein MNDRTGSAQRTIKSSAYSVYGYLGKGIRGHRLGYNGQLLDCVVQGYLLGNGNRIYSPVLMRFCSPDVLSPFKAGGVNAYAYCGGDPVNFIDPKGSNRFAKNWTAFEPVFKKINNTKFRVQGFSYNPAAPEGKRIQPFRAKSVNGITWDRPDPDAELSGQFYVDKDRSLFISENFVLADDVGTKPLVPTEELINQGFTLLDVNPTHIALRKNGQVKPGSNVIFINSSGMTDYSKQDLTMPGLAAAIRKGRPGTPPLS; this is encoded by the coding sequence ATGAATGATAGGACCGGCTCGGCCCAAAGGACAATCAAGTCATCAGCCTATTCAGTCTATGGCTACTTGGGTAAAGGCATACGTGGTCATCGACTGGGTTACAACGGGCAGTTACTGGATTGCGTAGTGCAGGGGTATCTGCTAGGGAACGGGAATCGAATATACAGCCCGGTTCTGATGCGTTTCTGCAGTCCGGATGTATTGAGCCCTTTCAAGGCCGGAGGGGTAAATGCTTATGCATATTGTGGAGGCGATCCGGTCAATTTCATTGATCCCAAAGGTAGCAACCGATTTGCCAAGAACTGGACGGCTTTCGAACCGGTTTTTAAAAAAATCAACAACACGAAGTTTCGAGTTCAGGGTTTTTCCTATAACCCGGCAGCCCCTGAAGGCAAACGCATCCAGCCGTTTAGGGCAAAGTCGGTGAATGGGATTACTTGGGATCGTCCGGATCCGGATGCAGAGCTCAGTGGACAATTCTATGTAGATAAGGATCGAAGCCTGTTCATCAGTGAGAATTTTGTTCTTGCTGACGATGTTGGTACGAAACCATTGGTACCCACCGAAGAATTAATCAATCAGGGATTCACTCTGCTGGACGTCAATCCCACTCACATAGCACTACGGAAAAATGGCCAAGTGAAACCTGGCTCCAACGTGATTTTCATTAACAGCTCAGGCATGACTGATTACTCGAAACAAGACCTGACCATGCCTGGGCTGGCAGCTGCCATCCGCAAGGGGCGCCCCGGGACACCACCTCTTAGCTAG
- a CDS encoding ion transporter has translation MPTPQSLRERLYIMVFQTDTVAGRRFDKILLLIILASLVTVILDSIDEVHQGYAGLLAGIEWGFTAIFLAEYLTRLYCSPKPLRYAFSFYGLVDLLAILPGIIALYYSDAQYLLIIRVIRMLRIFRVLKLSPYLKQAHYLMEALRGSKQKIIVFLVTVSTLVTVFGTLMYVIEGPEHGFTSIPKGIYWAIVTLTTVGFGDIVPKTPLGQVLSSLVMITGYSIIAVPTGIFTAELANAMRGEQLQHDCPTCSKKNHEHGAAFCSRCGNVLFPKQ, from the coding sequence ATGCCCACCCCGCAATCCCTGCGCGAACGCCTCTACATCATGGTCTTCCAGACCGACACCGTAGCCGGCCGCCGCTTCGACAAGATCCTCCTGCTGATCATCCTGGCCAGCCTGGTCACCGTCATCCTCGACAGCATCGACGAAGTGCATCAGGGCTATGCCGGCCTGCTGGCCGGCATCGAGTGGGGCTTTACCGCTATCTTCCTGGCCGAGTACCTCACCCGCCTGTACTGCTCGCCCAAACCGCTGCGCTATGCCTTCAGCTTTTATGGCCTGGTGGATTTGCTGGCGATCCTGCCGGGGATCATCGCGCTGTACTACAGCGACGCCCAGTACCTGCTGATCATCCGCGTGATACGGATGCTGCGGATTTTCCGTGTGCTCAAGCTCAGCCCGTACCTCAAGCAGGCCCATTACCTGATGGAGGCACTGCGCGGCAGCAAGCAGAAGATCATCGTGTTCCTGGTGACGGTATCGACCCTGGTGACGGTGTTCGGCACCTTGATGTATGTGATCGAGGGGCCTGAGCATGGCTTTACCAGCATCCCCAAGGGCATCTACTGGGCCATCGTTACCCTCACCACCGTGGGCTTTGGCGACATCGTGCCGAAGACACCGCTGGGGCAGGTGCTGTCATCGCTGGTGATGATTACCGGTTATTCGATCATTGCCGTGCCAACCGGGATCTTTACCGCCGAGCTGGCCAACGCCATGCGCGGGGAGCAGCTGCAGCATGATTGCCCGACATGCAGCAAGAAGAACCATGAGCATGGCGCGGCGTTCTGTTCCCGATGTGGGAATGTGCTGTTTCCCAAGCAATGA
- a CDS encoding sulfate ABC transporter substrate-binding protein, with amino-acid sequence MKKLFTASLLAAGLALGNFAQAAPTLLNVSYDVMRDFYKDYNPAFQKHWEAEHNEKVNVQMSFGGSSKQARAVIDGLPADVITMNMATDINALADNGKLVPDNWVSRLPNNSAPFTSATVFIVRKGNPKALKDWPDLLKDGVQVIVPNPKTSGNGRYTYLSAWGYVLKQGGDENKAKDFVGKLFKQAPVLDTGGRAATTTFMTNQIGDVLVTFENEAEMIAREFGRDQFEVVYPSVSAEAEPPVSVVDKVVAKKGTQAAAEEYLKYLWSPAAQEIAAQNYLRPRDATVLAKYTDRFPKVDFLSVEKTFGDWRTVQKTHFNDGGVFDQIYTNNQ; translated from the coding sequence GTGAAAAAACTCTTCACCGCCTCGCTGCTCGCCGCAGGCCTTGCCCTGGGCAATTTCGCCCAGGCTGCCCCCACCCTGCTGAACGTGTCCTACGACGTGATGCGCGACTTCTACAAGGACTACAACCCGGCCTTCCAGAAACACTGGGAAGCCGAGCACAACGAGAAGGTCAACGTGCAGATGTCCTTCGGCGGTTCGAGCAAACAGGCGCGAGCGGTGATCGATGGCCTGCCGGCCGATGTCATCACCATGAACATGGCCACCGACATCAACGCCCTGGCCGACAACGGCAAGCTGGTGCCGGACAACTGGGTAAGCCGCCTGCCGAACAACAGCGCGCCGTTCACCTCGGCCACTGTGTTCATCGTGCGCAAGGGTAACCCCAAGGCGCTGAAAGACTGGCCCGATCTGCTCAAGGATGGCGTACAGGTGATCGTGCCCAACCCCAAGACCTCGGGTAACGGCCGCTACACCTACCTGTCGGCCTGGGGCTATGTGCTCAAGCAAGGCGGTGATGAAAACAAGGCCAAGGACTTCGTCGGCAAGCTGTTCAAGCAGGCGCCGGTGCTGGACACTGGTGGCCGTGCCGCCACCACTACGTTCATGACCAACCAGATCGGCGACGTGCTGGTGACCTTCGAGAACGAAGCCGAGATGATCGCCCGCGAGTTTGGCCGCGACCAGTTCGAAGTGGTCTACCCGAGCGTTTCCGCCGAAGCCGAACCGCCGGTCAGCGTGGTCGACAAGGTGGTGGCGAAGAAAGGCACCCAGGCCGCGGCCGAGGAATACCTGAAGTACCTGTGGTCGCCAGCCGCCCAGGAAATCGCCGCACAGAACTACCTGCGCCCGCGTGATGCGACGGTACTGGCCAAGTACACCGACCGCTTCCCGAAAGTGGACTTCCTGTCGGTGGAGAAGACCTTTGGTGACTGGCGCACCGTGCAGAAGACCCACTTCAATGATGGTGGGGTGTTTGACCAGATCTACACCAACAATCAGTAA
- a CDS encoding class I SAM-dependent methyltransferase has product MTSPIQTLEQHLLAALDPAPQETRRLFHGRGRCWAGLEQVTVDWLQGVLSVALFREPPEGQLAELEAMLRTLAERPQWAGQAILVQHRYLPDSPGQWLLGEPCQQREVVEDGLTYLLDLGVRQNNGLFLDMRYGRRWVREQAAGKRVLNLFAYTCGFSVAAIAGGAEQVVNLDMAKSALSRGRDNHRLNGHDASRVAYLGHELFKSWGKVRKYGPYDLIIIDPPTFQRGSFVLTQDYAKILRRLPELLSEGGTVLACVNDPGIGPEFLIEGMAEQAPSLAFVERLENPPEFPDVDPAGGLKALVFRQV; this is encoded by the coding sequence ATGACTTCGCCGATCCAGACTCTGGAGCAACACCTGCTCGCCGCCCTCGACCCTGCCCCGCAGGAAACCCGCCGCCTGTTCCACGGCCGTGGTCGCTGCTGGGCGGGCCTGGAGCAGGTCACTGTCGACTGGTTGCAAGGGGTGCTGTCGGTCGCCCTGTTCCGCGAGCCGCCTGAAGGCCAGCTGGCCGAACTGGAGGCCATGCTGCGCACGCTCGCCGAGCGCCCGCAGTGGGCTGGCCAGGCCATCCTTGTCCAGCATCGCTACCTGCCCGACAGCCCGGGCCAGTGGCTGCTGGGCGAGCCGTGCCAGCAGCGCGAGGTGGTCGAGGACGGCCTGACCTACCTGCTGGACCTGGGCGTGCGGCAGAACAATGGCCTGTTCCTCGACATGCGCTATGGCCGGCGCTGGGTGCGCGAGCAGGCGGCAGGCAAGCGCGTGCTGAACCTGTTCGCCTACACCTGCGGTTTCTCGGTGGCGGCGATTGCCGGTGGCGCCGAGCAGGTGGTGAACCTGGACATGGCCAAGTCGGCGTTGTCCCGGGGCCGCGACAACCACCGCCTGAATGGCCACGATGCGTCGCGGGTGGCGTACCTGGGGCACGAGCTGTTCAAGTCGTGGGGCAAGGTGCGCAAGTACGGGCCTTACGACCTGATCATCATCGACCCGCCGACCTTCCAGCGCGGTAGTTTTGTGCTGACCCAGGATTACGCGAAGATCCTGCGGCGCTTGCCGGAGCTGTTGAGCGAGGGTGGGACGGTGCTGGCGTGCGTGAACGACCCGGGCATCGGGCCGGAGTTCCTGATCGAGGGAATGGCGGAGCAGGCGCCTTCGCTGGCATTCGTCGAGCGGCTGGAGAACCCGCCGGAATTTCCTGACGTGGACCCGGCGGGCGGCTTGAAGGCCCTGGTATTCCGCCAGGTTTGA
- a CDS encoding DMT family transporter, whose amino-acid sequence MDSSLRRGSLEMVAAMLISGTIGWFVLVSGQPVLEVVFWRCVFGAVTLLAICAGFGFLRPGVISRTAFLLAIASGVAIVGNWVLLFASYSRASIAIGTAVYNVQPFMLVGLAAVFLGEKITLAKVTWLSVAFLGMLAIVSAHGAGQGGGEDYLLGIALALGAAFLYAIAALIIKRLSGTPPHLIALIQVATGVLLLAPWVKLGGLPGEVPALASLVTLGMVHTGLMYVLLYSAIQRLPTALTGALSFIYPIAAILVDWVAFGHRLAPLQWLGVALILLAAAGMQQGWWFRPARVVAEE is encoded by the coding sequence ATGGACAGTTCATTGCGTCGTGGCTCGCTGGAAATGGTTGCCGCCATGCTGATTTCCGGGACCATCGGCTGGTTCGTGCTGGTGTCCGGCCAGCCGGTGCTCGAGGTGGTGTTCTGGCGCTGCGTGTTCGGTGCCGTGACCTTGCTGGCGATTTGCGCGGGGTTCGGCTTCCTGCGGCCAGGCGTGATCAGCCGCACCGCATTCCTGCTGGCGATTGCCAGCGGTGTGGCCATCGTCGGCAACTGGGTGCTGCTGTTCGCCTCCTACTCGCGGGCGTCGATTGCCATCGGCACGGCGGTGTACAACGTGCAGCCGTTCATGCTGGTGGGGCTGGCGGCAGTGTTCCTGGGCGAGAAGATCACCTTGGCCAAGGTTACCTGGCTGAGCGTGGCGTTCCTCGGCATGCTGGCGATCGTGAGTGCCCATGGTGCGGGGCAGGGTGGCGGTGAGGATTATTTGCTGGGCATTGCGCTGGCGCTGGGGGCGGCCTTCCTGTATGCCATTGCGGCATTGATCATCAAGCGCCTGAGTGGCACGCCGCCGCACCTGATCGCGCTGATCCAGGTGGCCACGGGTGTGCTGTTGCTGGCTCCGTGGGTGAAGCTGGGCGGGTTGCCGGGTGAAGTGCCGGCGCTGGCCAGCCTGGTGACCTTGGGCATGGTGCACACCGGCTTGATGTATGTGCTGCTGTACAGCGCCATCCAGCGCCTGCCCACGGCGTTGACCGGGGCGCTGTCGTTCATTTACCCGATTGCGGCGATTCTGGTGGACTGGGTGGCGTTCGGGCACCGGCTGGCGCCGCTGCAGTGGCTGGGGGTGGCGTTGATCCTGTTGGCGGCAGCGGGGATGCAGCAGGGGTGGTGGTTCCGGCCAGCGCGGGTTGTGGCCGAGGAATGA
- a CDS encoding Lrp/AsnC family transcriptional regulator → MTDAIDQLLINALMEDSRRSLKALAQISGLSAPSVSERLRRLEERGVLRGYTVEIDPRAFGYQLQAIVRIRPLPGQLQEVERQIIAIPEFTECDKVIGEDCFIARLHVRSMEQLDTLLDRLYTVAETNTAIIKKTPVKRRLPPMD, encoded by the coding sequence ATGACCGATGCCATCGACCAACTGCTGATCAACGCGCTGATGGAAGACTCGCGCCGCTCGCTCAAGGCCCTGGCGCAAATCAGCGGGCTGTCGGCGCCCAGCGTCAGCGAACGCCTGCGCCGCCTGGAGGAGCGCGGCGTGTTGCGCGGTTACACCGTAGAGATCGACCCGCGCGCCTTTGGCTACCAGTTGCAGGCCATCGTGCGCATCCGCCCGCTACCGGGGCAGTTGCAAGAGGTGGAGCGGCAGATCATCGCCATTCCCGAATTCACCGAGTGCGACAAGGTTATTGGCGAAGACTGCTTCATTGCCCGCCTGCATGTACGCTCGATGGAGCAACTGGACACCCTGCTCGACCGCCTCTATACGGTGGCCGAGACCAATACCGCCATCATCAAGAAGACCCCGGTGAAGCGGCGGTTGCCGCCGATGGACTGA
- a CDS encoding NCS1 family nucleobase:cation symporter-1, which yields MSTSLDLAPELSVASTHPASPLAGHQPELALSPRLHNRDLAPTRVEGRRWGRYSIFALWTNDVHNIANYSFAMGLFALGLGGWQILLSLAIGAALVYFFMNLSGYMGQKTGVPFPVISRIAFGIHGAQIPALIRAVIAIAWFGIQTYLASVVLRVLLTAVWPQMAAYDHDSILGLSSLGWVCFVSIWLVQLVILAYGMEMVRRYEAFAGPVILLTVAALAVFMYFKADARIAWSVAEPLTGSEMWRNIFAGGALWLAIYGTLVLNFCDFARSSPCRKTIRVGNFWGLPVNILVFAMITVVLCGAQFRINGQIIDSPTQIVAAIPSTAFLVLGCLAFLIVTVAVNIMANFVAPAFVLSNLAPRHLNFRRAGLISATLAVLILPWNLYNSPLVIVYFLSGLGALLGPLYGVIMSDYWLLRKGCINVPQLYSEDPAGAYHYTKGINLRAVAAFVPAALLAIVLALVPNFHSVAPFSWLIGAGIAAALYLLIAPRKRQYHDVSGECIAVDHSSH from the coding sequence ATGAGTACCAGCCTCGACCTTGCCCCTGAACTATCCGTCGCCAGCACCCACCCCGCTTCCCCTCTTGCCGGCCACCAGCCGGAACTTGCCCTGAGCCCGCGCCTGCACAACCGCGACCTCGCCCCGACACGCGTCGAAGGCCGTCGCTGGGGCCGCTACAGCATCTTCGCGCTGTGGACCAACGATGTGCACAACATCGCCAACTACTCGTTCGCCATGGGCTTGTTCGCCCTCGGCCTGGGTGGCTGGCAGATCCTGCTGTCGCTGGCCATCGGCGCGGCGCTGGTGTACTTCTTCATGAACCTCTCCGGCTACATGGGCCAGAAGACCGGCGTGCCGTTCCCGGTCATCAGCCGCATCGCCTTCGGTATCCACGGCGCGCAGATCCCGGCGCTGATCCGCGCGGTCATCGCCATCGCCTGGTTCGGCATCCAGACTTACCTGGCTTCGGTGGTGCTGCGCGTGCTGCTCACCGCCGTATGGCCGCAAATGGCAGCCTACGACCATGACAGCATCCTCGGCCTGTCGAGCCTGGGCTGGGTGTGCTTCGTGTCGATCTGGCTGGTGCAACTGGTGATCCTGGCCTACGGCATGGAGATGGTGCGCCGCTACGAGGCCTTCGCCGGCCCGGTGATTTTGCTGACCGTCGCCGCCCTGGCGGTGTTCATGTACTTCAAGGCCGACGCCCGCATCGCCTGGTCGGTGGCCGAACCGCTGACCGGCTCCGAGATGTGGCGCAACATCTTTGCCGGCGGCGCACTGTGGCTGGCGATCTACGGCACCCTGGTGCTGAACTTCTGTGACTTCGCCCGCTCCTCGCCATGCCGCAAGACCATCCGCGTCGGCAACTTCTGGGGCCTGCCGGTGAACATCCTGGTGTTCGCCATGATCACCGTGGTGCTGTGCGGCGCGCAGTTCCGGATCAACGGCCAGATCATCGACAGCCCGACCCAGATCGTCGCCGCCATCCCCAGCACAGCGTTCCTGGTCCTGGGCTGCCTGGCCTTCCTGATCGTCACCGTGGCGGTGAACATCATGGCCAACTTCGTCGCCCCGGCCTTCGTCCTCAGCAACCTGGCACCACGCCACCTGAACTTCCGCCGCGCCGGGCTGATCAGCGCCACCCTGGCGGTGCTGATCCTGCCGTGGAACCTGTACAACAGCCCGCTGGTGATCGTGTACTTCCTGTCCGGCCTGGGTGCCCTGCTCGGCCCGCTGTACGGGGTGATCATGTCCGACTACTGGTTGCTGCGCAAAGGCTGCATCAACGTGCCGCAGCTGTACAGCGAAGACCCGGCCGGCGCCTACCACTACACCAAGGGCATCAACCTGCGCGCGGTGGCCGCCTTCGTGCCGGCCGCGCTGCTGGCCATCGTCCTGGCCCTGGTGCCCAACTTCCACAGCGTGGCGCCATTCTCCTGGCTGATCGGTGCCGGCATCGCCGCCGCCCTGTACCTGCTGATCGCACCACGCAAACGCCAATACCACGACGTCAGCGGCGAGTGCATCGCCGTTGACCACAGCAGCCATTAG
- a CDS encoding aspartate/glutamate racemase family protein, producing MRILIANVNTTEAITEAIAEQARAVAAPGTEIIGLTPWFGAESVEGNFESYLAAIAVMDRVLAYEGPYDAVIQAGYGEHGREGLQELLNVPVVDITDAAASTAMYLGHAYSVVTTLDRTVPLIEDRLKLSGLYERCASVRASGLAVLELEADPQRAVEAIVEQAERAVREDKAEVICLGCGGMAGLDEQIRQRTGVPVVDGVSAAVTIAESLVRMGLSTSKVRTYATPRAKKVVGWPMRFGR from the coding sequence ATGCGTATTCTGATCGCCAACGTCAACACCACCGAAGCCATCACCGAAGCCATTGCCGAACAGGCCCGTGCGGTGGCCGCACCCGGTACCGAGATCATCGGCCTCACCCCGTGGTTCGGTGCCGAGTCGGTGGAAGGCAACTTCGAAAGTTACCTGGCCGCCATTGCGGTGATGGACCGTGTGCTGGCCTATGAGGGCCCCTATGACGCCGTGATCCAGGCGGGTTATGGCGAACACGGCCGCGAAGGCCTGCAGGAACTGCTGAATGTGCCAGTGGTGGACATTACCGATGCTGCCGCCAGCACGGCGATGTACCTGGGCCATGCCTACTCGGTGGTAACCACCCTGGACCGCACCGTGCCGCTGATCGAAGACCGCCTGAAGCTCTCCGGCCTGTATGAGCGCTGCGCATCGGTACGGGCCAGCGGGCTGGCGGTGCTGGAGCTGGAAGCCGACCCGCAGCGCGCCGTGGAGGCGATTGTCGAGCAGGCAGAACGCGCCGTGCGTGAGGACAAGGCCGAGGTGATCTGCCTGGGTTGCGGCGGCATGGCCGGGCTGGACGAGCAGATCCGCCAGCGCACCGGCGTGCCGGTGGTGGATGGTGTGAGCGCAGCGGTGACCATTGCCGAATCGCTGGTGCGCATGGGCTTGAGTACCTCCAAGGTACGTACCTATGCCACGCCACGGGCGAAGAAAGTGGTGGGTTGGCCGATGCGGTTCGGGCGTTAG
- a CDS encoding histidine phosphatase family protein codes for MKLPTFFRRRRHWLLSLVLTALAVPLALEAVESRAQPVDGTQTLVFLRHAEKPGEGLGQLNCQGLNRALDLASVLPERFGKADYVFAANPSRHVEEGSKDESYSYIRPLMTISPSAIRLGLPVNIDYGANDTDELAEELLRDKYRNATVYTAWSHGYLPDLINAVAGKALGEERVITEDWSGDDFDTLYVLTLTWHDGKASLLSRNVRQGLNDGAHSCPT; via the coding sequence ATGAAGTTGCCAACATTCTTCCGCCGTCGTCGCCACTGGTTGCTGAGCCTGGTGCTGACAGCCCTCGCCGTACCGCTGGCGCTGGAGGCTGTCGAAAGCCGTGCGCAGCCGGTGGATGGCACCCAGACCCTGGTATTCCTGCGCCACGCCGAGAAACCGGGCGAAGGGTTGGGCCAGTTGAACTGCCAGGGCCTCAACCGTGCGCTGGACCTGGCTAGCGTGCTTCCCGAGCGTTTTGGCAAGGCCGATTACGTGTTCGCTGCCAACCCCTCGCGGCATGTGGAGGAAGGCAGCAAGGACGAGAGCTACAGCTATATCCGCCCGCTGATGACCATCAGCCCCAGTGCCATTCGCCTGGGCTTGCCGGTAAACATCGACTACGGCGCCAACGACACTGACGAACTGGCCGAAGAGCTGCTGCGCGACAAGTACCGTAACGCGACCGTGTACACCGCCTGGTCGCACGGCTATCTCCCCGACCTGATCAATGCCGTGGCTGGCAAGGCCCTGGGTGAAGAGCGGGTGATCACCGAGGACTGGAGCGGCGACGACTTCGATACCCTCTACGTGCTGACCCTGACCTGGCACGACGGCAAGGCCAGCCTGCTCAGCCGCAACGTGCGCCAGGGCCTGAATGATGGTGCACATAGCTGCCCGACCTGA
- a CDS encoding FKBP-type peptidyl-prolyl cis-trans isomerase has product MSQELQIIDLVEGDGKAAVKGALITTQYTGWLADGSEFDSSWSRGKPFQCVIGTGRVIKGWDQGLMGMRVGGKRKLLVPAHLGYGERSVGAIPPNSDLTFEIELLEVLTRDD; this is encoded by the coding sequence GTGAGCCAAGAACTGCAGATCATCGACCTTGTGGAGGGGGATGGCAAAGCCGCCGTCAAAGGCGCCCTGATCACCACCCAATACACCGGCTGGCTGGCCGACGGCAGCGAGTTCGACTCGTCGTGGTCACGTGGCAAACCGTTCCAGTGCGTGATCGGCACTGGCCGGGTGATCAAGGGCTGGGACCAGGGCTTGATGGGCATGCGCGTGGGCGGCAAGCGCAAGCTGCTGGTACCTGCGCATCTGGGCTATGGCGAACGCAGCGTCGGGGCGATTCCGCCGAATTCGGATTTGACCTTCGAGATCGAATTGCTGGAAGTGCTGACGCGGGACGATTGA